The genome window GTGGCGAACACCGTCTTGCCGACCCCAGCGGAGGCATGGATGACGATCGGGGCCGTTGCCTCGCTGATCGCTCCAAGGAGGAGGGACTCCTGGCCACGAGGCACTGCCTCATCCAAATCTTTGATTAGGCACGGAGCTGGGAAGAGCAAAGACTCGTCGGTGTTTAGGGCCCGCTCAACATCCTTTTTCGTGATCGTCGGGTTTAGTTCTCCCTCGGACAGAGCTCGGCGTTTGACTAGCTCATTCAACTGCAAGGGCGCGTCAACGTCGGCGTCCGCAAGATAGCCTCGCACCTCCTGAGAAAGGATATTGCGTTGCTCCCAGCAGTCGTCCTGCCTGCCCTCGAAGTGCAGGAGCTTGGAAAAGCCCGCAAGCGCGTCTTCCTTAAGGCCACTGAACCTTTCAAGCTTCTTCAGTTCGGCCGGATGCCGGGGCGATGTCTCAGCAGCGGCGTCTGCTACGGCTTCGGTGAAGTCCGTGCCGATAGGGCGGTTGGTCACGAACCAAAACTCGAGCTTCGACGCGAGCAAGTCGGCTGCGGAGGTTTGCAGCAGCTCCTTATAGCGCTTGGCGAACCCCTTGATGGTCTTCTCGAAGCCGCTTGCGGTCCAAGGCTCGGTCGCGTGCCGCGTCGAGTGCTTGAGCTGCATGTAACGGATCAGGCGAGCGCTTTTCAGTTCCTCGCTTCCGTAGTACTCGGCAATATCGATCACCTCCTCTCCCGCGCTGGCGGGAGTTTTATCTTCACGTTCCCGTGGTGACGGTCCTTCGATGCTGATAGCGATCAGGTCGCTGTGCGCCGAAAGAAGGTGTAAGCAACGCCGGGCCGCCCACAAATAGTGGAACTGATCGCCATCGCGGCTTGCGCGGACTATGTTTGTCGTGGACATCGGCAGGTAGATGACCAAAGGAGGAGAAAGTGATCTTGGCAGTGGCGTGGAGCAGCTGCAAGGGCCAGCAGATCATGCTCTTGTGGACAGGTTTGGACACTCGCGCTTAAGAGGACCGGAGCCGAGCATAGTTAGCTCTTCCAACACAGCCATTTGGCGGAGGCAACTGATGGTGAGCACTTGGCGTGGCGCATCAAGGCGGGCGATAAGCGTCCCCTTGTCATAGCCCCACGGAGCCTATGCGGAGACGACCGGGTGCTAGCGGTAAGTAAAGCGATGGTGGCCACTCGCTGCGACATTGAGGACCCGCGTAGCACGTCAATACACATCATGGTGCGGCGTTTCCTCTGAGGCGGAATGGGTCTCTTCCCTCCGTTCTTTCCGTTCAATTTCGAACGCCCGCTTTCCCTTAGCGGCCCACAGCGCTCGTGCATGTTCGCCCTGATCGCTTTGAAGCTTGTCGGCCATCCAGAGCAGCGCGCCAAGAATGGTGGCGCGATCGTCGCCGGTCAAGTCGACGATGCCGGCCTTGACGACGAGGCCGCCGAGTTCGATCAGATGTCGCGTGCGCTTGCGGCGCTCGACCTGCCAGGCGCGCATGTCATACCGCGCCCGCGCCGTCTGATGACGGTTGCGCGCCGCCTGGTTGCGCCGCAACGCCGCCAGTGTCGCCGCGAGGCGCCGACGCAGTTCGTCGCGACCGGCCCTGAAAGTACGCGGCCCCACGTTTCGCCCATGCCTCCCTCTTTCCGGCATCCTTGGTTTCCGCCAGTACGATCAGTGCGCCCGCCAGTTCTTCCCCGCTGAGCGCGTCGGCTCCGGTCGAAATGACCAGCTCGCCGAGCTGTTGCACCTTGCGGCTTCTGAGGTCTCGCGCCTTGTGTTCGAGCGACTTCAGTTCTGCGTCGAAGTCCCGCGGCTTGCGCATCATGTCCTCCACATGCTGTCGATGGAGCGATGATAGTCGAGCGGCTACCGAAATGCTGTAAGGTTGCCGGGACGGTTGGGGACGGCGTGGTCCCTCCCGAGAATTTTTCGAGGGAGGGCGCGCTTATACGTCGTTCCGACGTTCGCTTCGCTGTGATGATGTTCGGATCGCGATGGCGATCTATCATCTTCACGTCAAGGTCATCGGCCGCAAATGCGGCTCCAGCGCGGTGGCGTCCGCGGCCTACCGCTCGGCCTCGCGGTTGCGCGACGACCGGCTCGGGCGCAGTCACGATTTCTCGGCCAAGCACGGCGTCGTCCATTCCGAGGTGTTGCTGCCGGAGAATGCGCCGGAGGCGTGGAAGGACCGCGAACGACTTTGGAATGATGTCGAGACGCTTGAGGTCAGGAAGGATGCGCAGCTCGCCCGCGAAGTCGAATTCGCCCTTCCGCGCGAGATGACGGAGCGCCAGGGCATCGAACTCGCCCGCGACTTCGTGCGGTCCGAATTCGTAGACCGGGGCATGATCGCCGACCTCAATGTGCATTGGGATGTGGCCGAGGACGGAATGCTGAAGCCCCACGCGCATGTCATGCTGACCATGCGCTCGGTCGACGAGAATGGCTTCGGTCCGAAGGTGCGAGAATGGAACCGCACCGAGATGCTCGAACGCTGGCGGGAGCGTTGGGCAGAGCTTGCCAACGAGCGACTTGCCGAACTCGACGTCGACGCGCGCATCGACCATCGCAGCCTGGAAGCGCAGGGCATCGCGCTGGAGCCGCAAAGCCAGATCGGCGCGCCCGCACATCGCATCGAAGGCGAAGGTGTCGAGGCTGCCGACCGCGCGGAAATGCATCGCGAGATCGCGCGCGGCAATGGCGAGCGCATCATCGCCGATCCCGCCCTGGCGCTCGACGCCATCACGCATCAGCAATCGACCTTCACACGGCGCGACATGGCGATGTTCGCCCACCGGCACAGCGACGGGAGCGACCAATTCAATGCGGTGATGGGCGCGATGCGGGAGGCGCCCGATCTGGTCCCATTGGGCAAGGATGGACGGGGCGAGGATCGCTTCACCACACGCCAGATGATCGAGACCGAGCAGCGCCTGCACCGCGCTGCCGACCTCATGGCTGCGAAGGAACGCCACGAGGTCGGTGACAGGGACCGTGAAGCGGCGCTGGCGCGCGCGGAAGCACGCGGTCTCGTCCTTTCGGGAGAGCAGGCCGACGCGCTGGCGCACGTCACGGACGGGCGCGATCTCGGCGTCGTCGTTGGTTATGCCGGAACGGGGAAGAGCGCGATGCTGGGCGTGGCGCGCGAAGCTTGGGAAGCGGCGGGCTACGAGGTTCGAGGCGTGGCGCTGTCCGGCATCGCCGCCGAGAATCTCGAAAGCGGATCGGGCATCTCGTCGCGCACTATCGCCAGCCTGGAACACGGTTGGGGACAGGGCCGCGACGTGCTCACCGCACGCGATGTTCTGGTGATCGACGAGGCGGGCATGGTCGGCACGCGCCAGTTGGAGCGCGTGCTGTCTCATGCCGCCGAGGCCGGCGCCAAGGTGGTGCTGGTCGGCGATCCACAACAATTGCAATCCATCGAAGCCGGCGCGGCGTTCCGGTCGATCCACCAACGTCACGGTGGGGCGGAGATCGGCGAGGTGCGCCGGCAGCGGGAGGACTGGCAGCGCGACGCAACGCGCGATCTGGCGACCGGCCGAACCGCCGATGCGCTCCATGCCTATGACAAACATGGCATGATCCATGCCGCTGAAACGCGGGAGCAGGCGCGCGACGATCTGATCGACCGCTGGGATCGCGACCGGCAGGCGGCGCCGCGCTGTAGCCGCATCATCCTCACCCACACCAATGACGAAGTGCGCGCCTTGAACGAGGCCGCGCGCGCCAGGATGCGGGACGCC of Methylocystis sp. SC2 contains these proteins:
- a CDS encoding conjugal transfer protein TraD; this encodes MRAWQVERRKRTRHLIELGGLVVKAGIVDLTGDDRATILGALLWMADKLQSDQGEHARALWAAKGKRAFEIERKERREETHSASEETPHHDVY
- a CDS encoding conjugal transfer protein TraD, yielding MRKPRDFDAELKSLEHKARDLRSRKVQQLGELVISTGADALSGEELAGALIVLAETKDAGKREAWAKRGAAYFQGRSRRTASAPRGDTGGVAAQPGGAQPSSDGAGAV
- the traA gene encoding Ti-type conjugative transfer relaxase TraA; this encodes MAIYHLHVKVIGRKCGSSAVASAAYRSASRLRDDRLGRSHDFSAKHGVVHSEVLLPENAPEAWKDRERLWNDVETLEVRKDAQLAREVEFALPREMTERQGIELARDFVRSEFVDRGMIADLNVHWDVAEDGMLKPHAHVMLTMRSVDENGFGPKVREWNRTEMLERWRERWAELANERLAELDVDARIDHRSLEAQGIALEPQSQIGAPAHRIEGEGVEAADRAEMHREIARGNGERIIADPALALDAITHQQSTFTRRDMAMFAHRHSDGSDQFNAVMGAMREAPDLVPLGKDGRGEDRFTTRQMIETEQRLHRAADLMAAKERHEVGDRDREAALARAEARGLVLSGEQADALAHVTDGRDLGVVVGYAGTGKSAMLGVAREAWEAAGYEVRGVALSGIAAENLESGSGISSRTIASLEHGWGQGRDVLTARDVLVIDEAGMVGTRQLERVLSHAAEAGAKVVLVGDPQQLQSIEAGAAFRSIHQRHGGAEIGEVRRQREDWQRDATRDLATGRTADALHAYDKHGMIHAAETREQARDDLIDRWDRDRQAAPRCSRIILTHTNDEVRALNEAARARMRDAGNLGDDVRLVVERGERSFASGDRVMFLQNERGLGVKNGTLGVIEQVSTQSMSVRTGDGRSARFDLKDYDRIDHGYAATIHKAQGMTVDRAHVLATPGLDAHGAYVALSRHRDGMELHYGHDDFASQDRLLGALSRDRAKDMASDYERLEPARDYAERRGITFRERMERVIEIVKQAPEKLRGMFDGLRLPAAGGQGPERRVAEDPEMALRRARTKALIRHAHAVDAIFEMQERGGKANPEQVKELQEARKVFEEVRPYGSHDAEAAYKKNPELASEAATGRTARAIRALQLETELRTDPQRRADRFVERWRELGQTSQRQYQAADMSGYKATRSAMGDMAQSLERDPQLESILAGRKRDLGIGIESGRRLGLELAFSHGIDLGRGRNIGL